The Puniceicoccales bacterium genome contains the following window.
TCCTGCATTAAACACATCTCCACCACCGGTACTGGTTATCGGATTATCAACCCTGAATCCATCGACGAAGCTGACACCGGTGGCATCCCAGCAGGCACTACATCCAATTCCGTGGATAACAATTTTATTTATTCCACTGCAACCACCTATAATTTTTGCTGCCTCTGTCATATCGGCCCTCGACTCGCCCATACTAAACTCATCGAACAGATTACATATCTGCTGGGCCTCTTTCACATTCAAACTAAGCACCGTCGTGCCATATTTTCCAAATCCAGCGATTTGTTCCACAGCAAGTTTTTTATCCCGCTGACTTCTCTTCTCTGGATCCGCCAGATCGAAAAAATAAAACCTGGGCTTATTGCCAAGATTCGGCACTATCTCTTCCTGTAAAGAATTCATAATATCATCCATCGCTGGGATCATCGTCCAGTTCACCATTGCCACGAGGTCAGCAGATTCAACCATTTCAACAAGAACCTCCTGCCCAACCTCATCTATAATTCTTTGGAATGTCACGCTGTCCAAGGGACTGGTTATTCCAAACAGGATTTTACCATCATTAAATTCAACGGCTGTGGTTTCGCCTGGTTCACCGATCGACAGAGCCCTGGTTTTTTGAGAAAATTTTCTAAATATATTCTCATCATGTTTACCTATGGGACCTATGAATCCGGTGTTAACACCGAGGTCAGCCAGAGCATTAGCCATCAATACCGCATTGCCACCAATTCTGATTTCCTTGACGAAAAACTCTATATTTGTGCTGCGTCCAGAGGCCAAAGCGATGCGATCGGCAAACTCAGCTATGGTCTCTATTTTTTCGTAATTTTTGCCCAGACCATCACGGCGACCTACGGCTTCGACAATTTTATCCAGGAAGCCATCAAATCCAACCACACAGTTAAACCTGTTAGCACTCTTCAAAATATTACACCTATCCATATGAGCTTCATATACCTAGGATAACACATTTCCGTTGTATGAACAACATAAAATATCTAGACAGATTACAAAATTTTTATAGTCATCAATGGCATGGCTGAGGTTGGTGTGATATTCCCTGGCCAAGGATCTCAATTCATTGGCATGGGAAAGTCTATGTATGACAATGATCCCATTGCAAAGGAGTATTTCGAGAAAGCTAATACTATTCTAGGATATGATTTAACCGATCTATGCTTCCATGGACCAATGGAGACCTTGACCGAGAGCAAATTCTGCCAACCGGCGCTTTTTGTTCATCAATACATATCCTACCTGTTGCTCAAAGCCCAGGGGATCATCCGTCGGCCAGAGGTGGTATTTGGTCTTAGCCTAGGAGAACTTACGGCCTTGGCCGTGGCCGAAGTATATTCTTTCGAAACCGGGCTTAGGATTGTGGAAAAGCGTGGCCTATTTATGCAGGAAGCCTGCGAAGAAACCCATGGCAAAATGGCAGCAATTCTTGGAGGCCAAAAAGACGATGTGGAAAAACTATGCCAAATGGCAGGCGTTGAGCTGGCCAACTTCAATGCACCGGATCAAATAGTAATCTCCGGGGATGCTAAAAAAGTAGATAAGGCCATAGAAATTGCTAAAGACATGAATCTATCGAAGGTTATTGAACTGGCAGTTGCCGGCGCATTCCACAGTAAATTGATGACATCAGCAAAAATAAAATTCATAAAATTCATCGCTGATATACAATTCAACAAGCCACAAATCCGTGTGATAACAAATGTCACAGGTCAATTCTTAGATGATCCGGATGAAATAAAATCCACCCTAGGAGAGCAGATAGTGTCACCGGTGCTATGGGTGAATTGCATGAAAACAGCAGTGGCTTTGGGCATTTCAACGTTTTACCAGTGCGGAGCTGGAAAAAGTCTTATCAATCTTGCCAAGCGAATCGACAAAAGTATAGTTGTAAATCCTATTGGTGAATTTTCTGATTTTTCTGACATTATCACCTGATTAGGTATTTATTGTGACAACTCAATTCATAGTTTTATTACTGCTAAATTGCTTTCTACTACTTTTGGGTCATAGGCTCGTGCAGATTGGTGTCACTTCGATTGCCATACACATGCATCTATCCCGAGTCCTGATGGATATTCTGCTAACACCACTTACCATGGCACTACCAATCGTATCCCTAGCCCTAATCGGTAAACTGTACATAGATTGGATTGCCAACGAGTTTATCATCTCCTGTGTCAACGGAATCAATTTGATAAACATATCCTTTAGTCTTGGGTTCCCGGCAATGATATTTGGGAAAATTACCATACGTTCCAGGTTAGAAATTTTAGGAATATACGTTGTGACCATAGCAACGACAATAATGTATTTTACTGGATATATAATACCAATCACATCCCATTACGGGATTATGTATATATTATCATAC
Protein-coding sequences here:
- a CDS encoding carbohydrate kinase family protein, yielding MDRCNILKSANRFNCVVGFDGFLDKIVEAVGRRDGLGKNYEKIETIAEFADRIALASGRSTNIEFFVKEIRIGGNAVLMANALADLGVNTGFIGPIGKHDENIFRKFSQKTRALSIGEPGETTAVEFNDGKILFGITSPLDSVTFQRIIDEVGQEVLVEMVESADLVAMVNWTMIPAMDDIMNSLQEEIVPNLGNKPRFYFFDLADPEKRSQRDKKLAVEQIAGFGKYGTTVLSLNVKEAQQICNLFDEFSMGESRADMTEAAKIIGGCSGINKIVIHGIGCSACWDATGVSFVDGFRVDNPITSTGGGDVFNAGFSLAMLAGETDENCMMFANEISSKYVRGLAINEINTWSP
- the fabD gene encoding ACP S-malonyltransferase — its product is MAEVGVIFPGQGSQFIGMGKSMYDNDPIAKEYFEKANTILGYDLTDLCFHGPMETLTESKFCQPALFVHQYISYLLLKAQGIIRRPEVVFGLSLGELTALAVAEVYSFETGLRIVEKRGLFMQEACEETHGKMAAILGGQKDDVEKLCQMAGVELANFNAPDQIVISGDAKKVDKAIEIAKDMNLSKVIELAVAGAFHSKLMTSAKIKFIKFIADIQFNKPQIRVITNVTGQFLDDPDEIKSTLGEQIVSPVLWVNCMKTAVALGISTFYQCGAGKSLINLAKRIDKSIVVNPIGEFSDFSDIIT